Proteins encoded together in one Prevotella scopos JCM 17725 window:
- a CDS encoding TonB-dependent receptor domain-containing protein, which yields MNDVAGIIPGNKDKRHSTKMAYDLRSGRFSLGATASYIHGNISLPQTAMGRYDAIWNLMINQTPWPYVDESTWRAQSWTYGNDRFIGNLHLSYMLPADVKIETIIGADVNHTEGIYRLPFGYKLGNNAEGAKNISNRRNSNFNWDIKATRKFHLADKWDFTATLLSQIVRQYETLNSISASRFRSDIDNISAATERTISESTFEQRTWGLYGEAFVNYDNRLFINAGVRRDASNLIGSNVASIYYPSLSASYNLKNKKFRVAYGESGRLPYPTDARTSYVMDGISAYGPIVKPQYKGNPDIKPERMREIELGTDWTIRNRHTLALTLYAQYTTDAIIYDDLLSSDGWIGSVPRNVGRIKGHGIEFSYNGNLWKQANRHSLDVYANLNYQANKVTDTGGKDINNYPNVVKVGQPVYAFYYHTVEKPAFNADGTYNPKIGAIESDDYQYLGKPFPSVNGSFGFDLKLFSHFTFGTKWNYALGASVYNQSFYNVSGLGDNLKKRNDQLQALTNATVGTTEYNQIAEELARSARFRANYIEKANFLRLSTLYLGYDLSSLSRKWTRNVVNGMRFSFAIQNVFVLTNYSGADPQVEGNGGNRKQRGIGSLSRDITNTPHPRTYTATLSFTL from the coding sequence ATGAATGATGTAGCAGGTATTATTCCAGGCAACAAGGATAAACGACATAGCACAAAGATGGCATACGACCTTCGTTCCGGTCGTTTCTCACTCGGCGCTACCGCATCGTATATTCATGGTAACATCAGTCTTCCACAAACTGCAATGGGTAGATATGATGCAATATGGAACTTAATGATTAATCAGACACCATGGCCATACGTTGACGAGAGCACATGGCGAGCACAGAGCTGGACCTACGGAAATGACCGTTTCATCGGTAACCTCCATCTGAGCTATATGCTTCCAGCAGACGTAAAGATTGAGACAATCATTGGCGCAGACGTAAACCATACAGAGGGAATCTATCGCTTGCCTTTCGGTTACAAGTTAGGAAACAATGCTGAGGGTGCTAAAAATATTAGCAATCGTAGAAACTCTAACTTCAACTGGGACATAAAGGCTACTCGTAAGTTCCATCTTGCTGACAAATGGGATTTCACAGCAACCCTGCTCTCACAGATTGTACGTCAATATGAAACACTGAACAGCATCTCGGCTTCACGTTTCAGAAGTGATATCGATAATATCTCAGCTGCTACAGAACGTACTATATCTGAGTCAACTTTCGAGCAACGCACATGGGGTCTTTATGGCGAAGCATTCGTTAATTATGACAATCGTTTGTTTATCAATGCGGGGGTAAGACGTGACGCATCCAACCTCATTGGTAGTAATGTGGCAAGCATCTATTATCCTTCTTTGAGTGCATCCTATAATCTGAAGAATAAGAAATTCCGTGTTGCCTATGGTGAAAGTGGACGACTTCCCTACCCTACAGACGCCCGCACATCTTACGTCATGGACGGAATCAGTGCTTATGGCCCAATTGTTAAACCTCAGTACAAAGGCAACCCTGATATCAAGCCAGAGCGTATGAGAGAAATTGAATTAGGTACAGATTGGACTATCCGTAACAGACATACATTAGCACTTACGCTATATGCACAGTACACTACTGATGCCATCATCTACGACGACCTTCTGTCAAGCGATGGCTGGATTGGAAGCGTTCCACGTAACGTAGGACGCATTAAGGGGCATGGTATAGAGTTCAGTTATAATGGTAACCTCTGGAAACAGGCAAATCGTCATTCTCTTGACGTATATGCAAACCTTAATTATCAGGCAAACAAAGTAACTGATACTGGCGGAAAGGATATCAACAACTATCCGAACGTTGTAAAAGTGGGGCAACCTGTCTATGCTTTCTATTATCACACTGTTGAGAAGCCAGCATTTAATGCAGATGGAACATACAACCCAAAAATAGGTGCAATAGAGAGTGATGACTATCAGTATCTTGGTAAGCCATTCCCATCTGTTAATGGTTCGTTTGGTTTCGACCTAAAACTCTTCAGCCATTTCACCTTCGGTACAAAGTGGAATTATGCTTTGGGGGCATCTGTCTATAACCAAAGCTTCTATAATGTATCTGGTTTGGGCGACAACTTGAAAAAGCGTAACGACCAGTTGCAGGCTCTCACTAATGCTACCGTAGGTACTACTGAATATAACCAAATTGCAGAGGAACTCGCTCGCAGCGCACGATTCAGAGCTAACTACATTGAGAAAGCTAACTTCCTCCGCTTGTCAACCCTCTACTTAGGTTATGACCTATCATCACTCTCACGTAAGTGGACACGAAACGTTGTCAATGGAATGCGTTTCTCTTTCGCAATACAAAATGTATTTGTCCTTACCAACTACTCTGGTGCTGACCCACAAGTAGAAGGCAATGGTGGAAATCGTAAGCAGAGAGGTATTGGAAGCCTATCACGTGACATCACCAATACACCGCATCCACGTACATACACAGCAACATTAAGTTTCACATTATAA
- a CDS encoding sulfite exporter TauE/SafE family protein: MSIIVFTILLLLGAYCAGLLGSLTGLGGGVIVIPLLTLCFGIDFHYAIGAALVASIATSSGSASAYVKEGMTNIRLGMFLEIATSIGAVLGAAVALWMPTNAIAIVFGAVLLLTIALQFRQKTDYVDVKGSRLAMKLKLFGSYPTKDGKQQKYELTNVTGGFSVMVLAGALSGLLGIGSGALKVLAMDGCMKVPFKVSTTTSNFMIGVTAVTSAVVYLQRGYVEPGIAFPIMVGVLAGAMSGAKLLKRLDVRLLRKIFAVAILLAALNMIYNGIIGKF, translated from the coding sequence ATGAGTATTATTGTATTTACTATTCTTTTATTGTTAGGTGCCTATTGTGCAGGTTTACTGGGTTCCTTGACTGGATTAGGTGGAGGCGTTATTGTTATTCCTCTTCTTACCTTATGTTTTGGCATTGACTTTCATTATGCAATCGGAGCAGCTTTGGTAGCTTCTATTGCTACATCTTCGGGGTCGGCGAGCGCGTATGTGAAAGAAGGTATGACCAACATTCGTTTGGGTATGTTCCTTGAAATAGCAACGAGTATAGGTGCTGTCTTGGGTGCCGCGGTAGCTTTATGGATGCCAACGAATGCCATTGCTATTGTCTTCGGTGCGGTCTTACTCCTTACAATAGCATTGCAGTTTCGCCAGAAGACCGATTATGTGGATGTGAAAGGGAGTCGGTTGGCTATGAAATTAAAACTGTTTGGTTCTTATCCTACTAAAGATGGTAAACAGCAAAAGTATGAGTTGACCAATGTTACAGGAGGTTTCTCTGTAATGGTTCTTGCTGGTGCTTTATCTGGACTATTAGGTATTGGTAGTGGCGCATTAAAGGTATTAGCAATGGATGGGTGCATGAAAGTCCCGTTTAAGGTAAGTACAACTACAAGTAATTTCATGATTGGTGTTACAGCTGTAACGTCTGCTGTTGTTTATCTTCAGCGTGGATATGTTGAACCAGGTATTGCCTTTCCAATAATGGTTGGCGTGTTAGCTGGTGCAATGAGTGGTGCAAAGTTACTGAAGCGTTTAGATGTGAGGCTATTGAGAAAGATTTTTGCTGTGGCTATTTTGTTGGCTGCTTTAAATATGATATATAATGGTATAATAGGTAAGTTCTGA
- a CDS encoding TonB-dependent receptor plug domain-containing protein, with the protein MIQNIKRSLALLSIAYAVNLSAQTTYKACVINKDTGEPIIGAVVRGNKGVEAVTNEDGYFSLNTNDDQTLYISYIGFKEQNIKAQSLKEQSTISLIPGIDLKEVLVTASISSARSQKALGSKVDHIDVTNLSKNAHTNSLSDILDGKIGGVQMYQSNGKVGMPIRFNMRSGATMSMERDPIIYVDGVKYNNSNISDINSSQDALSALNDLAIDDIATIDVIKGPSAAASYGAEAANGVIVITTKRGKTNNAENRKADIQVKMSLGAATLARKYDQFVNPSLTGKNIFHKFSGCFM; encoded by the coding sequence ATGATACAAAACATTAAGAGGAGCTTAGCCCTATTATCGATAGCGTATGCTGTCAACCTAAGTGCGCAGACAACGTACAAGGCGTGTGTTATAAATAAAGATACAGGAGAACCCATCATTGGTGCTGTTGTAAGAGGCAATAAAGGAGTTGAAGCGGTAACCAACGAAGATGGTTATTTCTCATTAAACACAAACGATGACCAAACTCTCTATATTAGTTACATTGGTTTTAAGGAACAAAACATTAAGGCACAATCGCTAAAAGAACAGTCAACCATCAGTCTCATCCCTGGCATTGACCTTAAAGAAGTGCTGGTTACGGCAAGTATCTCTAGTGCACGTAGCCAGAAAGCACTTGGTAGTAAAGTCGATCACATTGACGTCACAAATCTCAGCAAGAATGCTCACACTAATTCACTCAGTGACATTCTTGATGGCAAAATTGGTGGCGTACAGATGTATCAAAGCAATGGTAAAGTCGGCATGCCAATCCGCTTTAACATGCGAAGTGGTGCAACGATGAGTATGGAGCGCGACCCTATCATCTATGTTGATGGCGTGAAATATAACAATTCCAACATCTCTGACATTAATAGTTCTCAGGATGCTTTAAGTGCTCTGAATGACTTAGCCATTGATGACATCGCCACGATTGATGTCATTAAAGGTCCATCTGCTGCTGCCAGCTATGGAGCAGAGGCAGCCAATGGTGTTATTGTTATCACAACCAAAAGAGGTAAGACCAATAATGCAGAGAACAGAAAAGCAGACATACAAGTTAAGATGTCATTAGGTGCTGCTACACTCGCAAGAAAATATGATCAGTTTGTTAACCCAAGTTTAACCGGTAAAAATATTTTTCATAAATTTTCGGGATGTTTTATGTAG
- the rpsG gene encoding 30S ribosomal protein S7 — MRKAKPKKRLILPDPKFNDQKVSKFVNHLMYDGKKNTSYEIFYAALDIVGGKMKDEEKSPLEVWKQALDNITPQVEVKSRRIGGATFQVPTEIRPDRKESVSMKNMIAFARKRGGKSMADKLASEIIDAFNNQGGAYKRKEDMHRMAEANRAFAHFRF; from the coding sequence ATGAGAAAAGCAAAACCAAAGAAGCGTTTAATCCTTCCAGATCCAAAGTTTAATGATCAGAAGGTGTCAAAGTTCGTGAATCACTTGATGTATGATGGTAAGAAGAATACCTCATACGAGATTTTCTATGCAGCCCTTGATATCGTGGGTGGCAAGATGAAGGATGAAGAGAAGTCTCCACTCGAAGTGTGGAAGCAGGCTCTTGATAACATCACTCCACAGGTAGAGGTGAAGAGCCGCCGTATCGGTGGTGCAACATTCCAGGTGCCAACAGAGATTCGCCCAGATCGTAAGGAGAGTGTTTCAATGAAGAATATGATTGCTTTTGCACGTAAGCGTGGTGGTAAGAGTATGGCTGATAAGCTTGCTTCTGAGATTATTGACGCTTTCAATAACCAAGGTGGTGCTTACAAGCGTAAGGAAGATATGCACCGCATGGCTGAGGCTAACCGTGCATTTGCTCACTTCAGATTCTAA
- a CDS encoding IS256 family transposase, variant Zn-binding type — translation MIIIFVLFIFLWQKICFYCGSKSTIKRGHLNGSQRWYCKCCKRSFVGHNRLTNTIVNNRYSKGNLTVKDLSEEYGVSTRTIYRKLTKSYKEELPNLLVRPVVVLMDATYWGRNFGVVIMKDSLSGDVLWFKFINRHERLEDYKEGISYLESLGYTIQGLVCDGFKGLRQAFPNYKFQLCQFHQVMTIKTKLTSRPKLEASKELLELSKMLCHTDKESFIGALKEWYTKWEDFLKERTTTEDGKSHYTHKALRSAFLSLKRNMSSLWTYYDYPELKMPNTNNAIESLNADLKTKLNLHKGISMERRKIFIQDFIKSHSPKK, via the coding sequence ATAATCATTATCTTTGTTTTATTTATATTTTTATGGCAAAAAATCTGCTTTTATTGTGGCTCAAAATCGACTATAAAACGTGGTCATCTTAATGGTAGTCAACGCTGGTATTGTAAGTGCTGTAAGAGGAGCTTTGTTGGACATAATCGCCTTACCAATACCATTGTCAATAATCGTTATTCCAAGGGTAATCTAACAGTCAAAGATCTATCAGAGGAGTACGGAGTTTCAACCAGGACAATTTATAGAAAACTCACCAAATCTTATAAAGAAGAACTTCCCAACCTTCTTGTTCGCCCTGTAGTGGTTTTAATGGATGCCACCTATTGGGGACGTAATTTTGGTGTCGTTATCATGAAGGATTCATTGTCTGGTGATGTACTTTGGTTTAAGTTTATCAATAGGCATGAACGTCTTGAAGACTATAAGGAGGGCATAAGCTACTTGGAGTCACTTGGGTATACCATTCAAGGGCTTGTATGCGATGGTTTTAAGGGACTTAGGCAAGCTTTTCCCAATTATAAATTCCAATTATGCCAGTTCCATCAAGTAATGACTATAAAGACAAAACTAACTTCAAGACCCAAGCTTGAGGCTTCAAAAGAACTGCTTGAATTATCCAAGATGTTATGTCATACGGACAAGGAGTCCTTTATTGGGGCTTTAAAGGAATGGTACACCAAGTGGGAGGATTTTCTTAAGGAACGGACAACAACAGAAGATGGAAAATCACATTATACTCATAAAGCTCTACGTAGTGCTTTTTTGAGCCTTAAAAGGAATATGTCGTCATTGTGGACATACTATGATTACCCTGAATTGAAGATGCCAAATACAAACAATGCCATTGAATCACTCAATGCAGATTTAAAGACAAAATTGAACCTACACAAGGGGATCAGTATGGAAAGAAGAAAGATCTTCATCCAAGACTTTATAAAGTCCCATTCTCCTAAGAAATAA
- a CDS encoding DUF1634 domain-containing protein: MESSSNSKNNMNALIGNTLRIGVFTACLIALIGGIWYLVTSSDSTLPDYSEFHKGDISYTTFEGIFKSVLSFSAAGWVQLGVIVLMLTPVMRVVLSLVDFSIQRDWLYVVITGIVLFIIIMNSLVGVG; the protein is encoded by the coding sequence ATGGAAAGTAGTTCAAACTCAAAGAATAATATGAATGCTCTGATTGGCAATACCTTGCGCATTGGAGTCTTTACAGCATGTCTAATCGCCTTGATAGGAGGTATTTGGTATCTTGTTACCTCTTCTGATTCTACCTTGCCCGATTATAGTGAATTCCATAAGGGAGATATTAGTTATACCACGTTTGAGGGAATCTTTAAGTCGGTTCTATCGTTCTCAGCTGCAGGTTGGGTACAATTGGGGGTTATTGTCCTTATGCTTACACCAGTAATGCGTGTTGTGCTCTCGTTGGTTGATTTTAGTATTCAGCGCGACTGGCTTTATGTAGTCATTACAGGTATAGTTCTTTTTATTATTATCATGAACTCTCTTGTAGGTGTTGGCTAA
- a CDS encoding IS1634 family transposase — MHANVQTRFNPATGDMAPYYRIKESYRDVQGHVHSLILLNIGFEPSLTAVQVRKIAYALTERFKNRSTPSLFKEHLDGLTPIEQVKADEWWSRMENEGGIDRFNKEEQKSLRKYENYVDLETAKYTDARNVGAEWLCKQTIDKLQLEGFLRKNGWTENTIHTALSALIVRTVYAVSERSSYYYLRDNSAAGELYSGVPGWTPGINSLYKVTDKLYELKEQLERHLCNVTDDLFNIDNKLMLFDLTNFYFEGSKRNSNKAKFGRSKEKRSDCKLLVLALCINKEGFIRYSSILEGNTADPKSLPNMIDTLAKRNPSRTKDTLVVMDAGVATEENLELIKRKGYNYLCVSRTKMKDYTLSDDNKSVTVMDARRQKITLKEVKTEDDKDYYLEITSPSKAMTESSMNRVWRERFEMELKRINDGISKKGGTKTYEKVVERTGRAIQKYPSIAKFYQISYIKDEKKPKQMLRVDWEIKDLSAMESGHGVYFLRSNVRTLSERVTWEYYNLIREIECTNRQLKNDLNLRPIYHQKDERSDAHLFFGLLAYWVVNTIRCQLKREGESCYWTEIVRRMSTQKLVTTKGKNPLGENIEMRQCSSPSKQAKQIYDKLNLKHSPYKKNKICRTQSP; from the coding sequence ATGCACGCAAATGTACAGACACGATTCAACCCTGCAACAGGCGACATGGCTCCTTATTATCGCATCAAGGAGTCATATCGTGACGTGCAGGGTCATGTACATTCGCTAATTCTGTTGAACATCGGGTTCGAGCCTTCACTTACAGCCGTACAGGTTCGAAAAATTGCATACGCACTTACCGAACGCTTCAAAAACAGAAGTACACCCTCGCTTTTCAAGGAACATCTTGACGGACTTACTCCTATTGAACAGGTAAAGGCTGATGAATGGTGGAGCCGTATGGAGAACGAAGGTGGAATTGATAGGTTTAACAAGGAAGAGCAGAAGTCGCTGAGAAAATATGAGAACTACGTTGACCTTGAGACGGCAAAATATACTGACGCAAGGAATGTCGGTGCTGAGTGGCTCTGCAAGCAGACGATAGACAAACTGCAATTAGAGGGTTTCCTGCGCAAAAACGGCTGGACGGAGAATACAATACACACAGCTTTGTCAGCATTGATTGTTCGCACAGTATATGCTGTTTCTGAACGTTCGTCTTATTATTATTTGCGTGATAACTCGGCTGCTGGTGAACTTTATAGTGGAGTTCCTGGCTGGACACCAGGAATCAATTCTCTGTATAAAGTCACTGACAAATTATATGAACTAAAGGAACAGTTAGAGCGTCATCTGTGCAACGTTACTGACGATCTCTTTAATATAGACAACAAGTTGATGCTCTTCGACTTAACCAACTTCTATTTCGAGGGCAGCAAGCGTAACAGCAACAAGGCCAAGTTCGGCCGATCAAAAGAAAAACGCTCTGACTGTAAGCTACTTGTACTTGCACTATGTATCAATAAAGAAGGTTTTATACGTTATTCTTCTATCTTGGAGGGTAATACAGCAGACCCTAAGTCTCTGCCCAATATGATTGATACGTTAGCAAAGAGGAATCCATCACGGACAAAAGATACGCTCGTTGTCATGGATGCAGGTGTTGCCACGGAAGAGAACTTGGAGCTGATCAAAAGAAAAGGTTACAATTATCTCTGCGTATCCCGTACAAAGATGAAGGACTATACGCTCAGTGATGATAACAAGAGTGTTACGGTAATGGATGCCCGTCGGCAGAAAATAACGCTGAAAGAGGTTAAGACAGAAGATGACAAGGATTATTATCTCGAAATAACATCTCCTTCGAAAGCTATGACAGAGTCGTCTATGAACAGGGTCTGGAGAGAGCGTTTTGAGATGGAACTGAAGAGAATAAACGATGGAATCTCCAAGAAAGGTGGAACAAAAACCTATGAAAAGGTTGTTGAACGTACAGGACGTGCCATACAGAAGTACCCATCTATAGCGAAGTTCTATCAGATAAGCTACATAAAAGATGAGAAGAAACCCAAGCAGATGCTGCGCGTAGACTGGGAGATAAAAGACCTCTCTGCAATGGAGTCCGGTCACGGAGTCTACTTCCTCCGCAGCAATGTCAGGACACTTTCTGAGCGTGTGACATGGGAATACTACAATCTCATTCGTGAGATAGAATGCACGAACAGGCAACTTAAGAATGACCTCAACCTCCGTCCTATCTATCATCAGAAAGATGAGCGAAGCGACGCACACCTCTTCTTCGGTTTATTAGCCTATTGGGTGGTAAACACCATCCGCTGTCAATTAAAACGAGAAGGAGAATCCTGTTACTGGACTGAGATTGTACGACGTATGAGCACCCAGAAGCTCGTCACAACAAAAGGGAAAAATCCATTAGGTGAGAACATCGAGATGCGCCAATGTAGTAGTCCTTCGAAGCAAGCAAAACAGATATACGATAAGTTGAACTTAAAACACTCACCATACAAAAAGAATAAAATTTGTAGGACACAGAGTCCATAA
- the rpsL gene encoding 30S ribosomal protein S12, with product MPTISQLVRKGRKDIVDKSKSPALDNCPQRRGVCVRVYTTTPKKPNSAMRKVARVRLTNQKEVNSYIPGEGHNLQEHSIVLVRGGRVKDLPGVRYHIVRGTLDTAGVANRTQRRSKYGAKRPKAAKK from the coding sequence ATGCCTACTATTTCACAATTAGTAAGAAAAGGCAGAAAGGACATCGTTGACAAGAGCAAGTCACCGGCTTTGGACAATTGTCCACAGCGTCGTGGTGTTTGTGTTCGTGTTTACACAACGACTCCTAAGAAGCCTAATTCGGCAATGCGTAAGGTTGCCCGTGTTCGTTTGACCAACCAGAAAGAAGTTAACTCTTATATTCCAGGAGAGGGTCACAACTTGCAGGAGCACAGTATTGTTCTTGTTCGTGGTGGTCGTGTTAAGGATCTTCCTGGTGTACGTTATCACATCGTTCGTGGTACTCTTGATACTGCCGGTGTTGCTAATCGTACACAGCGTCGTTCTAAGTACGGTGCTAAGCGTCCAAAGGCAGCTAAGAAGTAA